In Methanosarcina barkeri MS, a single window of DNA contains:
- a CDS encoding DUF3344 domain-containing protein — protein sequence MLLKSSKLNRFLIYAAGLLILFMHISPCLATYNFEGVPDQDELTEITSGTVKGGLYVDGGEGLKETPYVQEFNIPGDSVKWARVYVGVWGGTEEKTGTVDLTINGKDFESVDLEGKADSGDDEGQNPSIYCSGHGVYWLAYDVGTNISTGPVKVEAKTEGDIDGRVYGIVLTAVYEDKEGTNTKYWIEEGNLNLHGTGWSGDMPSTHDEGYAKFSGRIDTDEYKTATLAVAYLCGSKGLDDSLYFNDEQLSDGDNKNDIADSKSYFDLKFFDVLDFLTEDDNEVKFQRDDEDYVHPVLAALTLGTEEAGTSSDLIVSGLTLPVLCTGKDNVIKANIKNIGTDPASSFQAALYADDEVVSTASVSSLASDKNKTIEFNWKPASDGQKALKVYVDYVNKIKEKCEINNCNIPVLAKIVDMNPPEIEIKSPEDGSFVDAGEITVSGTVEDTSRNITVDVNGKKALLSEGGWSAKVPLVSGPNVITVCAGDKANNTAKEVIVINRKASFLRDFNESSLSKNKNKTRSTNETHQIPQYEDLLLNKIDLSINKIYLFIKKLISNWWQRF from the coding sequence ATGCTGTTAAAAAGCAGTAAATTGAACAGATTTTTAATATACGCTGCAGGACTCTTAATTCTTTTTATGCATATTTCTCCTTGCCTGGCAACTTACAATTTTGAAGGTGTTCCTGATCAGGACGAATTAACCGAAATTACATCAGGGACGGTAAAAGGCGGACTTTACGTTGATGGAGGAGAGGGACTTAAGGAAACCCCTTATGTTCAGGAATTCAATATTCCGGGAGATTCCGTAAAATGGGCCAGGGTATATGTGGGTGTATGGGGTGGTACAGAAGAAAAAACCGGAACTGTGGATCTTACGATAAATGGAAAAGATTTTGAAAGTGTGGACTTGGAGGGTAAAGCAGATTCGGGAGATGATGAGGGTCAGAATCCATCAATATATTGTTCTGGGCATGGAGTATATTGGTTAGCTTATGACGTAGGCACAAACATAAGCACCGGACCTGTAAAAGTGGAAGCAAAAACTGAAGGGGACATTGATGGCAGAGTATATGGTATAGTCCTTACTGCTGTATATGAAGATAAAGAAGGAACGAATACAAAGTACTGGATAGAGGAAGGAAATCTGAACCTTCACGGTACAGGATGGAGTGGGGATATGCCATCAACGCATGACGAGGGATATGCCAAGTTTTCTGGACGTATAGATACGGATGAGTACAAAACTGCAACCCTTGCTGTAGCTTATCTCTGTGGCAGTAAAGGGCTTGATGACTCTCTCTACTTTAACGATGAACAGCTATCCGATGGGGATAACAAAAACGATATTGCCGATTCAAAAAGTTATTTTGATTTGAAATTCTTTGATGTACTGGACTTTCTTACGGAAGATGACAACGAAGTTAAGTTCCAAAGAGATGATGAAGATTATGTCCATCCTGTATTGGCCGCGCTAACTTTGGGAACAGAAGAAGCTGGAACCTCCTCTGATCTCATAGTCTCTGGACTTACCTTACCTGTGCTCTGCACAGGCAAAGATAATGTCATCAAGGCAAACATAAAAAATATCGGAACAGACCCGGCAAGTAGTTTTCAGGCAGCACTTTATGCTGATGATGAAGTAGTATCCACTGCTTCCGTATCTTCTCTTGCCAGTGATAAAAACAAAACTATAGAGTTTAATTGGAAACCTGCCAGTGATGGACAGAAGGCTCTAAAAGTATATGTCGACTACGTGAACAAGATAAAAGAAAAATGTGAAATAAATAATTGCAACATTCCTGTTCTTGCCAAAATTGTCGATATGAATCCACCCGAGATTGAAATAAAATCACCTGAAGACGGAAGTTTCGTAGACGCTGGAGAGATAACTGTAAGTGGAACGGTTGAAGACACAAGTCGGAACATAACAGTGGACGTGAACGGAAAAAAAGCCTTACTTTCAGAAGGGGGCTGGAGCGCAAAAGTGCCTTTGGTTTCAGGACCTAATGTAATAACTGTTTGCGCGGGGGATAAAGCAAATAACACAGCAAAGGAAGTTATCGTTATCAACCGAAAAGCTTCTTTCCTGCGTGACTTTAATGAGTCTTCCTTGTCTAAAAATAAAAATAAAACAAGATCTACTAATGAGACTCATCAGATTCCCCAGTATGAAGACCTGTTACTAAATAAGATCGACCTGTCAATAAATAAGATCTATCTATTTATCAAAAAATTGATCTCTAATTGGTGGCAACGATTTTGA
- a CDS encoding COG1361 family protein, which produces MKRKGNFYTIAVFLIVFYMLIGIMPAAANEDEWSSLTVTLGTENSIVSIVSVDEYTIEALKFDGYGMVWLRVSKNGLTLGDTVLENNSSSWCYMDNNNIRLKACNVTNMENLPMFSNLCSPEAEVVFEAKKSADETSTEDNVSLALDLEADKDEYLLSDEVIVDTEIRNIGNIKADKVKFNVDPDGLLVQDGGPENITIDKGSKKSFELRLRFPERIKDNYSITGNVSWEDNSGKHFLSKVVDISVSEPLKIYKYTGSEVFIGTPAYVTVSVKNVQDRPVNISLIDPVPATFTMINNSELASSVLGLDNLSYLSQDFVLAPEEMKTISYSIKSEKLGAHRVPQTHAYANLCGQLYNECSDSEDIITVYDNISYKEYNHETQVEEISPVKTKLSVNLVPA; this is translated from the coding sequence ATGAAGAGAAAAGGTAATTTCTATACAATTGCGGTTTTTTTAATTGTTTTTTACATGCTCATAGGTATTATGCCTGCTGCGGCAAATGAAGATGAATGGAGCAGCCTGACCGTTACTCTCGGAACTGAAAATTCAATAGTAAGCATAGTTTCTGTTGATGAATACACTATTGAAGCATTGAAATTTGATGGTTATGGCATGGTCTGGCTTCGTGTCTCGAAAAACGGTTTGACTCTTGGGGATACGGTCCTGGAAAATAACAGTTCAAGCTGGTGTTATATGGACAATAACAACATACGGCTTAAGGCTTGCAACGTCACCAATATGGAAAACCTTCCTATGTTTTCTAATCTTTGTTCACCTGAAGCAGAAGTAGTTTTTGAAGCAAAAAAGTCCGCCGATGAAACATCTACCGAAGATAACGTGAGTCTGGCACTTGATTTGGAGGCTGATAAAGATGAGTACCTGCTTAGTGACGAAGTAATTGTTGATACGGAGATTCGAAATATAGGGAACATTAAAGCAGACAAAGTAAAATTTAATGTTGACCCCGATGGGCTTCTGGTTCAGGATGGAGGTCCTGAAAATATAACGATTGATAAAGGTTCAAAAAAATCTTTTGAACTTCGTCTCAGGTTTCCAGAAAGAATAAAAGATAATTATAGTATAACCGGAAATGTGAGTTGGGAAGATAATTCCGGTAAACATTTCCTTTCAAAAGTTGTAGACATTTCAGTCAGCGAGCCCCTGAAAATCTATAAATACACAGGGTCCGAAGTTTTTATAGGAACTCCTGCATATGTTACGGTTTCCGTTAAAAACGTTCAAGACAGGCCAGTAAATATCTCATTAATCGACCCGGTGCCAGCAACATTTACAATGATTAACAACTCCGAACTGGCCTCCAGTGTCCTGGGTTTGGATAATTTGTCTTATTTGAGCCAGGATTTTGTGCTGGCCCCGGAAGAAATGAAAACAATTTCTTACTCCATCAAATCCGAAAAACTCGGAGCACACAGGGTACCGCAAACTCATGCATATGCAAATTTATGCGGGCAACTATACAATGAATGTTCAGATTCCGAAGATATAATCACAGTATATGATAATATTTCATACAAAGAATATAATCATGAGACTCAGGTAGAAGAAATATCTCCTGTAAAAACAAAATTGTCCGTTAATCTGGTTCCAGCATAA
- a CDS encoding COG1470 family protein: protein MKVKIVLFISVLLISLQGTAAYGMGIGVSPGNMSFKLAPGTSAEQQIYVINTGNETARYDVFVNESTYQNWFTFSPSSFDLKAGETKEVRVTLKVPASTETDIKCKIYVPCTIPGRSVGAGVIIPVHVEVSTLEESSSERVSSSGSSSKGVSSSGSSSKGIENSSNGSYSKGTENSSNGSYSKGIENSSNPLTKIEINKTLQQSLENIDDRLNFSQNATHIDEELKDYTENLQVIMTKSIDNATRSFEVITKSLGNTIKNLGEKNPSDLTKIKSYEEKFHVLPGFNASLAYVCLVISGLLMRRRLLK from the coding sequence ATGAAAGTAAAGATTGTGTTATTCATTAGCGTCCTTCTGATCTCATTGCAAGGAACTGCAGCGTATGGTATGGGAATTGGAGTGAGCCCAGGAAATATGAGTTTTAAACTTGCTCCTGGGACGTCTGCAGAGCAACAGATATATGTGATAAATACAGGAAATGAAACTGCAAGATATGATGTTTTTGTTAATGAAAGTACTTATCAAAATTGGTTTACCTTTTCTCCCTCCTCCTTTGATCTAAAAGCAGGAGAAACGAAAGAAGTTAGAGTTACGCTCAAAGTTCCCGCTTCTACTGAAACAGACATTAAATGCAAAATATATGTTCCATGCACCATACCAGGAAGATCTGTTGGGGCGGGGGTCATAATTCCTGTTCATGTTGAAGTCTCCACATTAGAAGAGAGTTCTTCTGAAAGAGTCTCTTCTAGTGGTAGCTCTTCTAAAGGAGTCTCTTCTAGTGGTAGCTCTTCTAAAGGAATAGAAAACTCTTCCAACGGTAGTTATTCAAAAGGAACAGAAAACTCTTCCAATGGTAGTTATTCAAAAGGGATAGAAAACTCTTCAAATCCTTTAACTAAAATAGAAATCAACAAGACCTTGCAGCAATCTTTGGAAAACATCGACGACAGGCTTAATTTTAGTCAGAATGCTACACATATAGATGAGGAACTAAAAGATTACACTGAAAATTTGCAAGTAATTATGACCAAGAGTATTGATAATGCAACCAGAAGTTTTGAAGTTATTACTAAGAGTCTTGGTAATACAATTAAAAACCTTGGTGAAAAAAATCCTTCTGATCTGACTAAAATTAAAAGTTATGAAGAAAAGTTCCATGTTTTACCTGGTTTTAATGCATCCCTTGCATATGTATGTCTGGTGATTTCAGGGCTGCTAATGAGAAGGAGGCTACTTAAATAA
- a CDS encoding DUF2117 family protein — protein sequence MKIGIVIHNVQLMDSPQIIKNILTLLSRENLVDACLCGTLGKVAVIDAGLEDLIEINQFRSPSACIGTLFKSNDMVCLLNHGRELQTGRTFGRIVVSHVENPDEKPLIQIERPGCLDGEIIPWNQAAEPHVEKLSKLLNLKISQPPRPINTIEITNQGRRILRRISAFPGAYILVEGIIIGKATSSEVTLISEDGFLTSIEGGILKEQGIDILHKHGERVPIDLSRSWIKTGTQRENFKGHKSSPEDKSECVAKTAILKKNSLMETTPENGVKVILIDHCAERSLEMIEGADIAITIGDDTTEIAGSIFSRFGIPIIGVTDGDCDELAASVTYSAGSVILNLKSGQDDEFGRLILQDILSGKKVAFFENLDNLKLRIMNLAESSLESVSEY from the coding sequence ATGAAGATTGGAATTGTTATTCATAATGTCCAGCTTATGGATTCCCCCCAGATAATTAAAAATATTCTTACACTACTCTCCAGGGAAAACCTTGTCGACGCTTGTCTCTGCGGTACATTGGGAAAAGTTGCAGTTATTGATGCCGGTTTGGAAGACTTGATTGAAATTAACCAGTTTCGAAGTCCAAGTGCCTGTATTGGGACTCTCTTTAAATCAAATGACATGGTGTGCCTTCTGAACCATGGTAGAGAGCTCCAAACAGGCCGAACTTTTGGAAGGATCGTAGTCTCGCATGTAGAAAACCCTGATGAAAAGCCTCTTATACAGATAGAAAGGCCCGGTTGTCTCGATGGTGAAATCATCCCATGGAATCAGGCTGCTGAACCCCATGTTGAAAAACTTTCCAAATTGCTTAATCTAAAAATTTCCCAGCCTCCGCGTCCGATTAATACTATTGAAATAACCAACCAGGGAAGGCGGATTCTGAGAAGAATATCAGCTTTTCCCGGGGCATACATACTTGTTGAGGGGATCATTATTGGAAAAGCTACTTCTTCTGAGGTCACCCTCATATCCGAAGATGGTTTCTTGACCTCAATAGAAGGAGGAATTCTAAAAGAGCAGGGTATTGATATTCTCCATAAGCATGGAGAAAGAGTACCTATAGACCTTTCCAGGTCCTGGATAAAAACCGGTACTCAGCGGGAAAATTTCAAAGGCCATAAAAGCTCTCCTGAAGACAAAAGCGAATGTGTGGCAAAAACTGCTATTTTAAAAAAGAACTCTTTAATGGAGACAACTCCTGAAAACGGAGTTAAGGTCATTCTTATAGACCACTGTGCAGAGCGTTCACTTGAGATGATTGAAGGAGCAGACATTGCTATTACCATTGGAGACGACACAACTGAGATTGCAGGAAGTATATTTTCCAGGTTTGGAATTCCGATTATTGGAGTTACGGATGGTGACTGTGACGAACTTGCAGCTTCAGTTACCTATTCTGCGGGTTCTGTGATCCTGAATTTAAAATCCGGACAGGATGACGAGTTCGGTAGACTAATTCTGCAGGATATTTTATCAGGAAAAAAAGTCGCCTTTTTTGAAAATCTTGATAACTTGAAGTTAAGAATTATGAATCTCGCAGAAAGTTCTCTTGAATCCGTCTCAGAATACTGA
- a CDS encoding ABC transporter permease, translating into MFDEEFSMAIRQLRLKKLRSLLILLGIAIGVASVVAVVSFGEGLRINAVEEIQKSRDLTLIDVSPGLKDNGLILLSESKVEELKEYGNLVCPYVKDAYVSPSGSYFDLFGVQEDYRTANELELAGGGWFESGQNQIVLGSDLWEKLEKLDGAEIGTPITAKLRLYGADGRPIDKEVSFIPTGYLKPTGSEIDNEAFMRLGYAKELSKKEYYDGALVKVESSSLVTDTRKKIEKLGLATSSAQDEIDSVNRIMNAVTLILAFFSSITLLVGGLMVINTMVVSVYERTREIGISKALGASESDILRMFLAECLFIGALGGIFGDFCGVIFSMLIDKVGRPLLISRLGIENIGHLTALNFEILAAGFIISLFVSVLSGLYPAWRAAKLDPIKALRHL; encoded by the coding sequence ATGTTTGACGAAGAATTTTCAATGGCAATAAGGCAGTTGCGTCTTAAAAAACTCCGAAGCCTGCTGATACTTCTAGGAATCGCAATTGGAGTAGCATCTGTAGTAGCCGTCGTCTCTTTCGGAGAAGGTCTACGAATCAATGCGGTAGAAGAGATTCAGAAGTCTCGTGACCTGACTTTAATTGATGTTTCTCCAGGTTTAAAAGATAATGGACTCATCCTGCTAAGCGAATCGAAAGTAGAAGAACTAAAAGAATATGGGAATCTGGTCTGTCCGTATGTAAAAGATGCCTATGTTAGTCCTTCAGGGAGCTATTTTGACTTATTTGGTGTTCAGGAAGATTACAGAACTGCAAATGAGCTTGAGCTTGCCGGAGGGGGCTGGTTTGAGAGTGGGCAGAACCAGATTGTACTTGGAAGTGACCTGTGGGAAAAACTGGAAAAATTGGACGGAGCCGAGATAGGGACACCCATAACAGCTAAGTTGCGTCTTTATGGAGCTGATGGGAGACCAATCGATAAGGAAGTAAGCTTTATTCCAACGGGCTATTTAAAGCCAACTGGGAGCGAAATCGACAATGAAGCTTTTATGAGGCTTGGATATGCAAAGGAACTCAGCAAAAAGGAGTATTATGATGGGGCTCTGGTTAAGGTGGAAAGTTCTTCTCTTGTTACCGATACAAGAAAGAAGATCGAAAAACTTGGGCTTGCTACTTCAAGTGCCCAGGACGAAATCGATTCCGTTAACCGGATAATGAACGCGGTGACTCTTATCCTTGCTTTTTTTTCGAGTATTACCTTGCTTGTAGGTGGACTAATGGTAATCAACACTATGGTGGTCTCGGTCTACGAACGAACCCGGGAGATAGGGATCTCAAAAGCTCTTGGTGCTTCAGAATCTGACATCCTGCGAATGTTTTTAGCTGAATGTCTGTTTATCGGGGCTCTTGGTGGGATTTTTGGAGATTTCTGTGGTGTTATTTTCTCGATGCTCATAGATAAAGTAGGAAGACCACTGTTGATATCACGGCTCGGAATTGAAAATATCGGCCACCTGACTGCATTAAACTTCGAGATTCTTGCAGCCGGTTTTATAATCTCTTTATTTGTGTCCGTGCTTTCAGGGCTTTATCCTGCCTGGAGGGCTGCAAAACTGGATCCTATCAAGGCATTGAGACATCTTTGA